One window from the genome of Myxococcales bacterium encodes:
- a CDS encoding Crp/Fnr family transcriptional regulator, which translates to MSLHAHRQPLTSGEEPARIRATIARAAIFSKLPIAAIEDLALRMSQRKVGAGMAIVRQDEPGDSMFLIIAGRVKTVVFGTNGREVLLASHRAGDSFGELALLDGGTRSSTCVALEPTSLLVLSREHLLAHMQAHPQTALNMMSELAKRVRKANETIAQLALYDVNERLVHQLVTLAKEDGQDTAEGVLVRRRPTQQELANMVGSCRETISRAFNQLVRNGAIISRGRTMIVTAQLLQAKVA; encoded by the coding sequence ATGTCCCTACACGCCCATCGCCAACCCCTAACCAGTGGCGAGGAGCCTGCCCGGATTCGCGCCACCATCGCGCGCGCCGCCATTTTCTCGAAATTGCCAATTGCGGCGATTGAGGACCTCGCCTTGCGGATGTCGCAACGCAAAGTGGGTGCCGGCATGGCCATCGTTCGTCAGGACGAGCCCGGCGATTCGATGTTTCTCATCATCGCGGGCCGCGTCAAGACGGTCGTGTTTGGCACCAATGGACGCGAGGTCTTATTGGCCTCGCACCGCGCCGGCGATTCGTTCGGCGAGTTGGCGCTGCTCGACGGCGGCACGCGTTCGTCGACGTGCGTTGCGCTCGAGCCCACCAGCCTCCTCGTGCTGTCGCGAGAGCATTTGCTTGCGCATATGCAGGCGCATCCGCAGACCGCGCTCAACATGATGAGCGAGCTCGCCAAGCGCGTGCGCAAGGCCAATGAAACCATCGCCCAGCTAGCGCTCTACGACGTCAACGAGCGCCTGGTGCACCAATTGGTAACGCTGGCCAAGGAAGACGGGCAGGATACCGCAGAAGGCGTTCTCGTCCGTCGCCGGCCGACGCAGCAAGAGCTCGCGAACATGGTTGGCTCGTGCCGCGAAACAATTTCACGCGCGTTTAACCAGCTGGTCCGCAACGGCGCGATCATTTCGCGCGGCCGCACCATGATCGTTACGGCGCAGCTGCTGCAAGCCAAAGTCGCCTAG